One window of Alosa sapidissima isolate fAloSap1 chromosome 21, fAloSap1.pri, whole genome shotgun sequence genomic DNA carries:
- the LOC121696158 gene encoding growth factor receptor-bound protein 10-like gives MALAGCPDFFVHQTNYQDKVDRSGSHQPSNLIGSGFQQSSNRNSPSHQDDDVDLEALVNDMNSSFESLYSHTDSSPLLHNGHAHMQGPYGNRGQAMPPQRPPPRSPGQRLRRSQPIHVHAVRRLQEEEHQVRPASLPAIPNPFPELCSPTGSPILDTLQQNQASDTHVRKHSRGPSCES, from the exons ATGGCCTTAGCAGGGTGTCCTGACTTCTTCGTCCACCAGACCAACTATCAG gaTAAGGTGGACCGCTCAGGCTCTCACCAACCTTCCAACCTCATTGGCTCCGGATTCCAACAGTCTTCCAATCGGAACTCACCCAGCCATCAGG atgaTGATGTGGACCTTGAGGCCCTGGTGAATGATATGAACTCCTCTTTTGAGAGTCTCTACTCCCACACggactcctcccctctcctgcaCAATGGCCACGCCCACATGCAGGGTCCCTATGGCAACCGTGGGCAGGCCATGCCCCCCCAGCGCCCTCCACCCCGCTCACCAGGACAGAGACTCCGCCGCTCACAACCCATACATGTGCACGCAGTCag GAGACTTCAGGAAGAGGAGCACCAGGTCAGGCCTGCCTCCCTGCCGGCCATCCCAAACCCTTTCCCTGAGCTGTGCAGCCCTACTGGATCTCCTATACTGGACACGCTGCAGCAGAACCAGGCTTCAGACACACATGTAAGAaaac attctaGGGGTCCCTcctgtgaatcctga